The Panicum virgatum strain AP13 chromosome 3N, P.virgatum_v5, whole genome shotgun sequence genome includes the window tagaactcgatggtacaagaaacacaaagatttagacatgttcgggccgcgagtttgcgtaataccctacgtcctgtgtggtttgtattgccttaggtgttgatgattgtttggagggggtccctgccagcccttatatatccgggggacagggttacatgaaaagtcctagccgagtacagttggagtcctactacaacacaatcgggtagtttcttttgtactgcggttagttctacgcctattcaggtagttacaaaagaggtaaggtacatccataagctatcccttactctagaacattctatgtctataagcagttccgctgtcccgggtctgacactcgTTTCGCTCCTTGCAATGAAGGAACACCACTAGTGCCTTTGGTACAAGATGATAAGGAACTAGTGGATCATGAGGCTATGCCAAGAATGCAGCAACGTAGAGCTCAACAAGACTTTAATGCTCGGGGGACAGAAAATCGGTAAATGGtaatttacctcatgaagtttctaTTCGATAGATCAGTTTGCAAAGGGTTCGCAAGGCTTTGATTATGCTTTGTTTTGAAGTCTTGAGCTGGTTCAAAAATTTAATATTAGCAAATGAAGCCGAATTAGAAGTTTTTCAATTTGAGCTAGAAAGTTTGCAAACTATCAGTGAGGAAAAATGTAGAGATACTTTAAATCAATAAGCATCAGGTCATCATGTTCAAAATATATTTGCATGCTAAAGACCGATGTTTAGTTATGCGTGGGGGCACATCATGAACAAACCGGTCTAAATGCCATTGACACTAATTTGACCGGTTGGGCTGCTACTTCGGCTATTTAGATTTCATAAATTATTGAGGCCGAGGTTAGTAGTTAAAAAACTCGTTGTTGGACATTTGCATAATCCAAGACATACTGGAAGACAAGGTGAAAACAAATCAGAAGGGTTCAACAGTAATCTGGCCATCATCCAATCAAGATATTGTGGCGACCGATTGACTTTATAGCAATTCGGTCATTCTATGCATCCACAACAGCTTACAAGTGTGAGAATGATTTTAATTGGTGTTTCAAGAGTTCACGGCCGAGGTAATATATACTCAGACTTGGTTCACTCACACAAGATGCATTAATGGCATGGAGCAGGACTGAAGTAAAGATATTGAGCAGAATCAAATGATATGGCTGATATACAATATCGCTCTTGAAAGCAAGACATGATTGGCGCAAGTGCTTGTCATTGTTTCAATGCAATTTTGGGCTTTGAGAGATGTTTCTTGGTATgcaagctttaccaagaaacagaggggcatatgttgacacccaaaattggcaaataccGAGTTTGCTGGACAATCTGGGCGAACTGGTCCGACAGGTCATATAAACTAGTCATAACGGTCTGTGTAATATTGTCAAAATGCCAATTGGACTTCACCATTgcatagatctcgtcgagacgatcgaaatgcatatatagaacgtcttATTTGAACTCCGGATGATGAAGTTATGCCTCCtggaagacctgcaccccggtctgaccggtcagactggtccagaCTGGTCcaaagaccggtcagaccggttcgaaATAGccaatccgagttaggagttgtattttgacacggaatttgttagggtttcgactcctaatgggtacagacctccccaccctatatatataaagggtcacggccgattgaggtaatcccaatcgaatcaacacATTTACCCTTTActttttatctccaaaccctaattTTTCCAACCCCttgctgttcttcgctcgtctctacggcgttcgagGACGTtctgggtggcctgccgacttcaggacaaccctagatctgcgagctctgatgggtccctcccgagctcgtggtTTTAGGTTTTCGCGGCGTCTCtgcctcaaccggtctgaccggtctgaagaaccggtccgaccggccTGCACAGGACTTCGCTGGTGAGGATTGTTTGCGATCCGCGCATGCTAGtgcattcgtgtgttgaccagatttgcgtcaacatgaACAATAGCTTCCAATGTCTCCCCGTGTTTCCTTCCCATTAACATGGTTTGGATCAAAGTTTCTAACTTCAATAATGCATCACTGCGGATTCACGGTTCAAGTCAACTCAGTGGCGGATGTACACCCCGGGCCACCCGTGCCATGGCCTGGGGTTTGGCCCAAAAAATTGCTGAAGAAGCCCAAAAAATTActgaagaagaataaatatacTACTTCGCGATGACACTTGTTGTATGTTTTCTATCTTTTCATTATGTTCTCGTGTATCTTTTGATCTTCCATTATGTTCtcatgtatcttttgaactATGAGTTTGTCGACGTCTGGTTTTTGTCACAACTATAtttaaaactcggcccggggttcaactcaatcctggttccgccactgAGTCAACTGAAGGACTACGTAACACTGAGGCTATTACAGATGAATCCGACAAAGATGTCTCCAAGAGCTAACCAAATCACCATCAGAGAATTCATCCCAGGTAAAGAACCAAAACAGCATTAACACGTCATCCTCCTCAACAGCATCCTCTGGGTGTTGTTCTTGTTGTTGCCGCGGCCTCTCCCTGCACAGCCTCCATCATCTGTTCCATTCATCCTCTTTGCCCTGGAGCTGGCGAGGTGGGAGATGGGAGCAAGGGCGCCACAGAGGCTAGCGCGGACGCTGGTATGGTGCCCGTGATTTTGGCTGCTGTTATAAGCCGAGGCAGCCATCGTCGCCCGGATGCGCGGGGGAGGTCCCTTGGCCGTCTCTGCCCTAGTGCCCTCTGCCTCCAACCTGGCGCCCTCTGCAGGGTTATTCGGGGCCAGTGCCGGAGCTAGGATTAAAATCTACCTATGACGGAGGCGTGGAGCgctagcggcggagggcgaggaacAGCGGAGGCAGCCGAGGGCGACGAACCGACTGGCGACGGCGCCTTCGTACGTTAATTTTTTACGCTTCAGTTTCAGGGAAATGGGTTGATCATGGGCTAACGGCCCAAAAGTGTAAAGTCTAAACGttttatcttcttcttcctccagtttCTAGCCAATCAAACATTTGTTTCCATGGTGGCTGAACCTCGCAGGACCTGGCGCTTGGGGGTTCGTCGGCCACCAGGtatggcggcggcgatggctcgCCATATTGGTGGCTCTGCCACTATCTGGGGCATGAATAGTGGCGACGACGAGGCCGGTCCGGGGTGGGAGGCAGGTCACGAGCGCGTGCCAGCTACcgcggttggcggcggcggtgggcgggaGGAGGGTGAAGGCAGCAGCAAGGGGGAAGAGAGGGCAACGATGGTGAGCAGGAAAGAGAGAGGCCGCCGCGGGTTGGGCCTCGGCCACCAGAGGCGAGCGCTGGGGGGAGGCGAGAGCGTCGCGAGGAGGAGGTGAGAGAGGCGttggcggcgagcgcgagggggAGGCGAGAGCGGAGCATGAGGGCAAGCGCTGGCGTACCTTTTTTTTTAAGccgcagggggcggcagggagGCAAAGGAAGCTACGGGTGGGTGAGAACACTGCATGCTTTTTTAGAGATACGTTGAACCAGTTCACGATCGTCCAACCTGTGGGACCGAGGCAACCGGTGGGCTGAGACGTGCACGTTTAATTTCTCCCGACTATTTCcatttgatttatttttttgcGAAACCACTTCCCTTTGCTGACTGAATGGTACACTGTCTGGTTTCAGAACCACAGCATTCATGCCTGAACTGATCAGCAGCCAGCCCAGCCAGCCATGAACAATCTCGCGCGCATTGGATTGGATCAGCACAGTTCACTGGCCATCGTCATCGCCGgatagctcctcctcctcctccatcctctgcGTGATGAGGCGGACCGCGGCGTTGGCGGCGGAGAAGGCGCCGTGGAAGCTCTCCCGGTACGACAGCGCCTCGAGGTCGCCGGCCATCTTCAGCAGGATCTCCCCGAGGTCCGACTGCCCCGCCGCCAGGGACTCGCCGTACGACCGCGCGGCGGTGCGGCTGATGTCCACGTTCGCCGGCTCCGGGCAGTACTCGTCGTCCAGCCACTTGTGCAGCGTCTCCCTCAGCCACTCCGATTCCTGGCCACGAGCACGAAAATGGAAGTGATCTCCTTTTTTATGTTACTTACTTGCACCTGAATTCGTGGCAGCTCGCAAACAACAATGTGCAAAAGGTTCAGAAATCAGAACAAGTGGGTGGGTTTCAGGAAAGATGCGAGCTGTGCTGTCTGCACactccaaacattttttttttctgcttgGACTCGGTTAATTTCTAGTTTTCCTACTGCACAGTGAATGAACTAGCAGTCGGGTCAGTTCATTCATTGGCTCCTCCGTAAATTTTGACACAATCTGGCCACAGGATTTCTGCTTCTCCCTACCATGCTGGCATGCTGCGGATGCAAGATTCGTGCTCCAAGTAACACGGGGATGCAACATGACTCGAACAGGGGAGCAAACGCGAGCAGAAGGCAGAAACCCACTGCTCTCGCACAGTATCTGAAATCTGAACAGCAGAAGAACTGGAGAGAACTACAGAGACCACCACGAGGCTGCTGCAGGAATCGGTGGCGGAAACCAGAGAAAGGATGGGAATTTGGAACGAACCTGCACCGCTCCCTCAGGCGTCAGCCAAGAATCGGGCACCCTCAGCTCCTGCACACGGTTGTCCCGCTCCCCGCCGGAagctgcggcggtggcggcgaggagagGCGGCCGTGCCGGGGATGGCcgagcggaggcggaggcggagggtcGGGATGGGTTGCTGGGGGGTGCTAGGAAAGGTCGCGCCTTTGACGGAGGGGAAGGGGAGTGGAGGTGGCCATGGAGGAGAAGGGCAGCGAAGGAGGTAGAAGATGACATTTTTTTCCTGTTTCGAGTATCAGAGGTGTGGAAGCTGTATTTTTTAAttcatttattaataaaaatcATATTGTCAGCTTCCTTCCTTCTTGGGTGCTGGATTCTTTGAGTGGCCACAGGCCCACAGTTCTTCTGGTTTGAGCATTGGAATTTCATAAGAATATCATGACTGTTCCATATGTAACAGTAAACTTCCAATGGGTTATttccaaaaaataaaaaccaaatggattggaggaaaaaaaaacttgttttCCAAACATGGCCCTATTTCCTTTTCTCATTAAAGAACTTCATAATCCTTCCCTAACCCTGATTTCTAACCCAATTCTGTTATTGAGAAATCACACAGCTGAAAATGCATCCAGGTTTATGGTTACACCATGGAGCACCTGAGACACTGGTATCTGTAAGTCTGCATCCCAAGGTCAACGATACATCGTCGTATTCAGACTTTTTATAAAGCACTGTATGACTTCTCAGAAATCTAGAAGACAGTTGCAGTGACTCTTCGCCAGTTTAACAACATACAAATGGAAAGTGGAATACATCATTTTCATTTGCTTCATGTAGTCTTTGGTGCATCTAATTTGCCTCAGCAACATCAATAATTCAATACAAAATCTTATCTTGAACGATCAAGAAACAACAAATGGGTAACTTGAACAACAGAGATCGAATGCAAAGTCATTGATCACAGGGTCGAAGGGTCCAGTTGGATCGTCCACTTATGGTGCTTATTCAGCCTTCTCGAGCACAAGCTTCTCAATGAGGTCCGCCGCATCCTGCACAGTTGCGATGTCTTGTGCGCTCGTTTCGTCGACAGTGATGTTGAATGCCTCCTCGAGGCCCATCACAATCTCAACCTGCAGCAGAAAGTTGGCATTGTTGAAGTGCTGCTGTGCTTTCTGGAGCTACAGTCAATTTTAGTGGAGAGGTATTACCGTATCCAGTGAATCAGCACCAAGTTCAGCGAATTTTGATTCGCCGCTGAGCGCAGTCCCATCAGGGAGAGCTAGCTGCTCCTTCACTATACTACAAACCTTATCGACTGTCTCTTTTTTAGCCTGTTCAAATAGAACAATGAATGATGATGTTACTACAGATTGCTCTTCAATAAATTGTTACTACTTTAGATCAGCGCAGCAAGAATTATTTCAGCAACATCAGAGTCCAAGGAAACAAGCAATGCAGCTTTCAAAGAATCAGGTGGCAAGCTTCATGCAACCTGGTAGTTTGTACTCTCTATGAGAAATACTTAAATaattccttcttttctttttattaacGACAGGGCATTTAACTAACTTATAGAGTCTGCTATGATGTTGGAGAATGAAGACGGCCTTGACAAATACAGAACAGCTTACTACCAACAGGTTGTTTCTTTATCCACAGAACTCTTTTTGAACTGGAAAGACCAATGTTAGCGACAAAGAATGAAATGATGCATACCAAACAGCAAATCTTAAGCCGAAGAGAATTTGGTCTTGAACGAATGGACACAGAAGTCATCCTGTGGCTCTGGAAGGAAACATTCGTCACCTGAAATTGATAGCACAATTCTCCTCGTAAGTGGATTGACATAACAACATAGAGTAAAACAATGAGAGGATGAAAAGTGACGTTAAAACAAGATTAAAATAGTGCATATACTGCAAATAACCCTTTCTAACAAAGTCCAAAGCTCTCGTACAGGA containing:
- the LOC120666374 gene encoding acyl carrier protein 1, chloroplastic-like; the encoded protein is MAHSLAAAASFSPAAARRQVTNVSFQSHRMTSVSIRSRPNSLRLKICCLAKKETVDKVCSIVKEQLALPDGTALSGESKFAELGADSLDTVEIVMGLEEAFNITVDETSAQDIATVQDAADLIEKLVLEKAE
- the LOC120666373 gene encoding uncharacterized protein LOC120666373, with the translated sequence MSSSTSFAALLLHGHLHSPSPPSKARPFLAPPSNPSRPSASASARPSPARPPLLAATAAASGGERDNRVQELRVPDSWLTPEGAVQESEWLRETLHKWLDDEYCPEPANVDISRTAARSYGESLAAGQSDLGEILLKMAGDLEALSYRESFHGAFSAANAAVRLITQRMEEEEELSGDDDGQ